A window of Babesia microti strain RI chromosome III, complete genome contains these coding sequences:
- a CDS encoding elongation factor EF-1 alpha subunit (overlaps_old_locusTagID:BBM_III03490), which yields MPKEKTHINLVVIGHVDSGKSTTTGHLIYKLGGIDKRTIEKFEKDSSEMGKSSFKYAWVLDKLKSERERGITIDITLWKFETQKYEYTVIDAPGHRDFIKNMITGTSQADVAMLVVPAESGGFEAAFSKEGQTREHALLAFTLGVKQMIVAINKMDSCQYKEDRYMEIFKEVQQYLKKVGYKVESVPFVAISGFHGDNMVEKSTNMPWYKGKTLVEALDQMEPPKRPVEKPLRLPLQSVYKIGGIGTVPVGRVETGQLKAGMIITFAPTGLTTECKSVEMHHEVVEVASPGDNVGFNVKNVSVKDIKRGNVASDSKNDPAKEATSFSAQVIVLNHPGTIKAGYSPVVDCHTAHIACKFESLDTRIDKRTGKTLEENPKTIKNGDAAMVTMKPNKPMVVETFTDYAPLGRFAVRDMRQTVAVGIIKAVEKKDPSSAKVTKSAVKAGKK from the coding sequence ATGCCAAAGGAAAAAACGCATATCAACTTGGTAGTTATTGGACATGTCGATAGTGGCAAATCTACAACAACTGGGCACTTGATCTACAAGTTAGGAGGAATTGACAAACGTACCATTGAAAAGTTTGAAAAGGATTCTTCCGAAATGGGGAAGAGCTCCTTCAAGTATGCATGGGTGCTTGACAAGCTCAAGTCTGAGCGTGAGAGAGGTATTACTATTGACATTACTCTCTGGAAATTTGAGACCCAGAAATACGAGTACACTGTCATAGACGCACCTGGTCATCGTGactttatcaaaaatatgattACTGGGACTTCACAAGCCGACGTTGCTATGCTTGTCGTTCCTGCTGAATCTGGCGGATTCGAGGCTGCTTTTTCCAAAGAAGGTCAGACCCGTGAACACGCCTTACTAGCCTTCACACTTGGCGTCAAACAGATGATTGTTGCTATTAACAAAATGGATTCTTGTCAGTACAAGGAGGATCGTTATATGGAAATTTTCAAGGAAGTACAGCAGTACTTGAAGAAGGTGGGTTACAAAGTTGAAAGCGTGCCGTTTGTTGCTATTTCAGGATTCCACGGTGACAACATGGTTGAAAAATCTACTAACATGCCTTGGTATAAGGGTAAGACCCTCGTAGAGGCACTTGATCAAATGGAGCCTCCAAAACGTCCGGTCGAAAAACCTCTTAGATTGCCCCTGCAGTCAGTCTATAAAATTGGAGGTATTGGTACGGTACCAGTCGGAAGGGTCGAAACAGGACAACTGAAAGCAGGAATGATCATTACTTTTGCCCCCACTGGTTTGACCACTGAATGTAAATCTGTTGAAATGCATCACGAGGTTGTGGAAGTGGCTAGCCCCGGTGATAACGTTGGATTTAATGTCAAGAATGTGTCTGTTAAGGATATTAAGAGAGGAAATGTGGCTTCGGATTCGAAAAATGACCCAGCCAAGGAAGCTACCTCTTTCTCTGCACAAGTCATTGTACTCAATCACCCTGGTACCATCAAGGCCGGTTACTCACCTGTGGTTGATTGCCATACTGCCCACATTGCTTGCAAATTCGAATCTCTAGACACTAGGATTGACAAGCGTACTGGCAAGACTTTGGAAGAAAATCCTAAGACTATTAAGAATGGTGACGCTGCCATGGTGACTATGAAACCAAATAAACCCATGGTTGTGGAAACTTTCACCGACTACGCCCCGTTGGGCCGGTTCGCCGTGCGTGATATGAGGCAAACGGTCGCAGTTGGTATAATCAAGGCGGTTGAAAAGAAGGATCCATCTTCTGCCAAGGTTACCAAGTCAGCTGTTAAGGCTGGGAAGAAGTAA
- a CDS encoding trafficking protein particle complex subunit 1, putative (BET5) (overlaps_old_locusTagID:BBM_III03485), with product MSVLWGQVMLHSFHLYHERQCILKLHFSETCKSAIRKAASSDRLMSGQDYEAYSNNLYEKLMCGFLTGLNQFSGAIAEQEVTEGISVANYNTCSTANYKIHYLQLITGYKLVCFTSPEVPSLKNILEIIYSEVIVKKLLMNPDYQIGSPVNDLAIYNLIEKALTI from the exons ATGAGTGTATTATGGGGCCAAGTGATGCTACACAGCTTCCACCTCTACCATGAGAGGCAATGCATATTGAAATTGCACTTTTCAGAAACATGTAAAAGTGCGATTAGGAAGGCTGCTTCCAGTGATAGGCTAATGTCTGGCCAGGATTACGAGGCTTATTCCAACAACCTATACGAAAAGCTAATGTGTGGATTCCTCACTGGACTAAATCAATTTTCCGGCGCCATTGCGGAACAAGAAGTCACAGAGGGAATTTCAGTGGCTAATTACAACACCTGTTCTACTGCGaattacaaaattcacTACTTACAGCTAATAACGG GCTACAAGCTGGTGTGCTTTACCAGTCCTGAAGTTCCATCtctaaaaaatattctGGAGATAATCTACAGCGAAGTTATTGTTAAAAAGCTATTGATGAATCCGGATTACCAG ATAGGCAGCCCTGTGAACGATTTAGCcatatacaatttgatCGAAAAAGCTCTCACCATTTAG